acttgAATTTCTCTTCCTTGTTGAAAttagacttttatttttacccATGGGAATGGTTGTTGTCGTCTCTCCCTCTATTGTGCATTCATCTTGCCTTTCCGCGCTTTACAGTACATCTAGTGGGAATTCAATCTTGAGACGGCAGGAAAATATCGACATTAATATCTTGTGCCATATTCAGCGTCAGGAAGATTAAGGACGCTTTCAGACTACGCTCTCGAGCGTGGATCCCGGTCCGCTTGGACCCACAGTTTGTGAGATATGATATGGGTCCTGTGTGTaatggttaaggtgttggactactgattggaaggttccCGGTTCGAACCCCGGCACCACTGAGGTAAGGTTCttactgcttagatgtataatgagataaaaatgtaagtcgctctggataaaggcGTTCAAGTCCGCATGAAAAGGCAATGCACGGATATGAAATCTCGACAATCAGGACATCCAGATCTTATCCTCATTCCTGAAGTAGGAAGGCACGCAAGAAGGTTgcttttttagatttttccccAAAAATCTCTACCAATTCACATACCATGAAGGTCAACTGCCTGGTACTCTTCTTCTCATTGTGCTTATTAAAAACCATCTAGGTGTGGACTGCCGCATACCGTATCGTAGAGTGTAAATACACAAGTAGCACAAAACCATATCACTAATGTGAAAGCTGGCCAGCAGGCAGGGAGGGGGAAGCAATCGTACCCGGGCATGGAACGAATCGATTGTGCCCTGTATAACGTAAATCCTAGACATGTGATGGAAAACTGTATCATTTGATTATTAAGCGTACAATGTGGGTGTTGTTCTCTTGTGGCAGTAGAAAACATTGACAGCAACTTTGCATTTTATTCTGGGATACGTCACGGCAGTGAATGCACCGTATAGTCAGTTTCCATCAAACCCTGGTGAACTAACCCCTTTCCCCATCCCCTTTAGTTTCATACTTTCCAGTTGGTTAGGAAGCTGGGCtcgcacccctggagcagacagggttaagagaGGGTGGTGCTGGGGCGTGAACCACTGACCTTTCGATCAGTACCCCAGAGCTTTAACTGTTGAGCCACCATTGTCTGGAAAGGTGAGACCACAATACTTAAGCAATTTCCACTGAAACACCCGGCTGAGCGCTTCTCAACTCTGAACCAGTTTCAGCCTGCTTCTGACTGAACTCTTGCGGTGATAAAGTGATTCAATTCTGATTCAATCCGGCTGCAGGAAGTGAATCAAACATGATGTGCGTAAGCTAAACCGAGCCAAAGGACTAAGCTGTAGCACTGCGGACAAGTCAGTGTGTCCTGGAGATTTGTAATGATGAAGAGAAAGAGGAAATGAACACCGGATGaacgacataaaaaaaaacgtaaacgAGTTCTATATATAATTATCTAGTCTTTTATCGTGAACGTCTGACGAGGTAATGAAAGAGCTCAGCGAGGATGTATTTTTCAGTCTTATCCCTGCATCTGGTTATCTTGATTCACTCTGATTCAGACTCAGCAGTGAGCGTACACTACATGGGTGTGAAAGCACTTTAAGGTCTGAACACAATAATCTCAATACTTTAGTCATACCTGGTTTTATCACGTGCCCTGGTCTTCCTAGTTAGGAACTCCATCACAATCACAAGTTACTCATCTCTCATACCTTTTAATGAAGCTTAATAACACTGTGTACTCTCGCTCTATAATCAGTATGGGTTGGCACTCGCGACATCGAACAATCCTGATTCTCGCCTGATGTTAAGGTAGCAAGCTGCTTTAATGCCAAAGTGTTTTACCTTCTTTTTTAAttggtaagttttttttttattctgttgcaTCAcctcttttttaactttttataagtgtgtttttaaaagttaaggCTTCTTCTGTGAAAGTGCTTTGCTTCGATTGTAATCGAGGTTTATGTTGGTGTCACTAGGGTTCCAAAACAGATCAATATACGTACAAGCGACTCTATATGTTGTTTACGTCACGTTTAAAGTGTCATTCATCATTCCGGATAAGTTAAAATTAGGAATAGGGACGATATTTTGGTTGTAATTACAGATGAACAGGTTTGCTCTGACGTCCTTCACGTCCAAGAGGTGGAAGTTTTATATTAAGCAGTTTGAAAACACCCATTTTATCCACCTAATGATTCATGGCGTTTAAAATTGCTTCTTTTGTatgcagtatgtactgtatgaagtaTGATAATAAGAGTATTAGGCCACACCCCTTCAAGAAGGTTCTCGTAATGGTCAGGTTGGTGAGTTCAGCTGATGTTAGAGGAGGTTTTGTGCACATATTTTTgcctctttttatttattttttgatggaCGTTTCTTATGAAAATCTGTATTTGGAATGTTTTACAACAACATTTCCaacaaaactttgtttttttttcttcttaattcTTATTTGAACAACTGTCAAGTCAAATTCCTTAAAAGTGAAACATATTCTGATTATGTAacatctccctctctccctctctctctctctcactctctctttcagaATTGCAAAACAGCTGTCGGTGACTTAAGCAACAGCCTTTCCCTTAGCGTTTGTTTTTATTCCTCCCTCATCCTCTTTCAATAATCCGCACCGTCCCCTTCGCCATGTCTCTTGCCCTGAAGCAAGTCTTCAACAAGGACAGAACGTTCCGGCCCAAGCGCAAGTTTGAGCCCGGCACGCAGCGCTTCGAGCTCCACAAGAAGGCGCAGGCGTCCCTGAACGCGGGCCTGGACCTGAAGCTGGCTGTGCAGCTGCCCCACGGCGAGGACCTGAACGACTGGGTGGCCGTGCACGCGGTGGACTTCTTCAACCGGATCAACCTGATCTACGGCACCATCAGCGAGTCGTGCACCGAGCAGACCTGCCCCGTCATGTCCGGAGGGCCCAAGTACGAGTACCGCTGGCAGGACGAGCACAAGTACAAGAAGCCCACGGCGCTTTCCGCCCCAAAGTACATGAGCCTGCTGATGGATTGGATCGAGGTACAGATCAACAACGAGCAGATCTTCCCCACCAATGTCGGTAAGGAAAAACCCAAACACTTTCCACAGCTCGGCCGTCTCCTCTGCTTctcttcagaattttttttttcccttagttTAGTCGTGGCAAACTTCCACCAACAAGCCAGCTCTCGTCTATCACCCGACACCTGGCAACCTGGAAAAGTGAACGCTATCACATGCTTTATTTAAGACAAGTGAATCAAGCCatctgcatcttttcaaacagCTGACCGCGCAGGTCGTTGTAAGACATTACAAGGGAAGGTGCTATCCATCCTATTTCACATCCATATCCGCTTAGACACCTGTGACTGGCTAGAGTCCGCGTGATTGACAGGGGAGACAGTGTGCAACCCCTCCCACTCAGAAAACGCAGCCAGGTTTGCTTTCTTTGAGCACTTGCACTTACCGAAATGATTTTTACCTGGTCTTTCACATCTTTATCATAAGGATTGTTCCTATATTTCATAAGCAGCATAAAGCTTCGGCTTATCGTTGCTTATTTCGTTGCTCAGTGGCTATTACTAGGCATGAGAAAATACACCAAAGCCACCATATTGGACATCCTGATACACGCTTCACCAGAtgataagtaaaaaatataaacctttaatatactgtatgtctcataACAGCAAATTGGATTAAGAAAAACATTGTAAGAAAAGTAGTATTTAACACGTTTTCAGTGTCAAAAACGTATTTCCTGGCAACGTTATTTATATAGAAAGATGCTTCTGTATTAGAAATTCGCGTCATTGTCACTCATACTGCTGTCTGACACGCGAGTGAGATTCACAAGCACATCACACTTGTAGGCTTAAGTGTACACATCAGGAAATGACTGatcttattttgtttatttcctcGTCCAACCCATATCTCTTTCTGGTTGCACCACATACATCGAGACAACCCGCTTCTGAATCGCTCTCACACGCAAATGGTCAGCACTCAGGTGTTGACTTTTAACCAGCGAGCATGAATCAACCCAGTCGCCTTAGAAACCGCAGCGCTATACAGGCTATATGGTGTTTTACGGGAATTAGATTAGAAGTTTGTGTTTAGaggtttatttcattaaaaacaaaaaaaaacacaaccttcGATTTTAAGGAAGTACTGTGCAGGTGAGAAAGATTTAGATTTCCAATCTTTGTTTAAAACATCCCATGGTAGCATAGCAACCTGGACCTGGTTTTGACCTCGTCGTAAACTTATTGTAAGGCTTCGCACTCAAATAAGATGCAAAATCAGAAAGCACTGTGACACCCGGCAGGCCCGACTCGACCTACACACACGGACTCAGAACAAATCGCTCATGAGTATCATCTAATTGAAACCACACACATTTAACCAGACGcaaacaaaacatttctaaGAAAGCAGCGCCATTGTTCCAAATGACTCCggctttttttctccccccgTCTGTGTCTCAGTGTCAGTGTAAACCTGACGCCTCGCTGCTCCTGCACTCATCCGAGCGTCACCTTTCAAATCAGGTGACGCCATCCAGCTCAGGATATAAATACACCTTTTCAAAACTCTGCCAACACGCAGCTTAATGGCTTCATTAAATCCTTATCAGTTTGCTATTTATAAACCGTACAAAAATATCATCCTGTGATACGTAAAGATGTCTTTGTGATgcgtgacatacagtatatatgatatTAATTTTGTTATAGAATAAAAATGCTCTGTAACAAGTATTAgctacaaatatgtttttttttcaaatgttaaaTTGCAGTGGAAAAATTTATATGTTATATAGAAGAATAATTCTGTAACATGACATGTCTTGGTGGATGAACTATATTTGGGTTATACTAATACTATAAGTTATACTAACCCACTATGCTAATTTACTAAACAACTTCTGCTGCAGTACTATAATGTGTACATGCTGTAATTGCTCTTCGTGCATTAACATCAGTTTCTTTAAGCGTAAAGCCTTCAGCTGTGGggattttttgtgtgtggtttAAGTGCAGCGTGTGTGAGTCATGGTTTCTTTATTGTGTTTAGTATGAAAACTAAGAGGAAGTTAAATGAAGCCAGACGGAAAGTGCAACCTGGACTTGTCATTTGACATCGAGGggtttaaataatacaaaaacccACCTATGTTTAGCAAAAAACAGCTGCTTTTGTATCGGGTGCAAGTGAGCCGGATACGGCGTTAAA
This region of Clarias gariepinus isolate MV-2021 ecotype Netherlands chromosome 9, CGAR_prim_01v2, whole genome shotgun sequence genomic DNA includes:
- the mob3a gene encoding MOB kinase activator 3A; protein product: MSLALKQVFNKDRTFRPKRKFEPGTQRFELHKKAQASLNAGLDLKLAVQLPHGEDLNDWVAVHAVDFFNRINLIYGTISESCTEQTCPVMSGGPKYEYRWQDEHKYKKPTALSAPKYMSLLMDWIEVQINNEQIFPTNVGTPFPKGFMQVAKKILSRLFRVFVHVYIHHFDRVSQMGAEAHVNTCYKHFYYFVTEFNLIDHKELEPLKEMTSRMCH